The Arctopsyche grandis isolate Sample6627 chromosome 5, ASM5162203v2, whole genome shotgun sequence genome includes a window with the following:
- the org-1 gene encoding T-box transcription factor 1, giving the protein MQQQPEECCYGPWAPPYTSAVTPMKQIEACLQSAGRSRLDSRTGGTDVCSPSAGIAGDSGSDNDDSTPLPLHRSTQRKEVYNENFQLLQSLPIHPSLASCCAILEMKPLWDEFHELGTEMIVTKAGRRMFPAFQARLGGLDPSADYMLIMDFVPVDDKRYRYAFHSSSWVVAGKADPTSPPRIHVHPDSPAPGSQWMKQLVSFDKLKLTNNQLDDNGHIILNSMHRYQPRFHVVYLPPRGAPPADTTANYRTFVFPETCFTAVTAYQNHRITQLKIASNPFAKGFRDCDPDDCGTEVMNQLQLSGNQRTGRNQHRTTPTSMTKDEDSVNNPSPGSQSLQTNTLPPTNNNNINEPNAALAQVSSARYPSATIPPPTLQIPNPSNLAQISQPYTGDVCNYGPIYHHHLVNHHTYNHQIPAYATKPGPNSSGPFGGSPRSVYGGTAHSVYQSGYFPSSANQLAPRTTPNSSLGSNVGNYSMHDFTPR; this is encoded by the exons CATGTCTTCAGAGCGCTGGAAGAAGCAGGTTGGATTCTCGCACTGGCGGAACTGACGTGTGCTCTCCAAGTGCCGGAATAGCAGGAGATTCCGGCTCTGACAATGACGACTCTACACCCCTTCCATTACACAGATCGACCCAAAGAAAAGAGGTTTA CAATGAAAACTTTCAACTATTGCAGAGTTTGCCGATCCATCCGAGTCTTGCATCCTGCTGCGCAATATTAGAAATGAAACCTTTGTGGGACGAGTTTCACGAGCTGGGTACAGAAATGATTGTGACGAAAGCTGGTCGTAGAATGTTTCCGGCTTTCCAGGCTCGATTGGGTGGTTTGGATCCGTCTGCTGACTATATGCTAATTATGGACTTTGTGCCCGTGGATGACAAGAGATACAGATACGCTTTTCACAG CTCGTCATGGGTCGTCGCCGGAAAAGCCGATCCTACGTCACCACCCCGCATCCATGTGCACCCTGATTCACCAGCTCCAGGATCTCAATGGATGAAGCAGCTAGTTTCGTTTGACAAACTGAAACTAACCAACAATCAATTGGATGATAATGGACAT ATAATATTAAACTCGATGCATCGATACCAGCCCCGATTCCACGTAGTGTACTTGCCTCCGAGAGGTGCTCCACCAGCTGACACAACGGCAAACTACCGAACGTTCGTTTTTCCCGAGACTTGCTTCACGGCCGTGACCGCCTACCAAAACCACCGA atcACCCAGTTGAAAATTGCGAGTAATCCGTTCGCGAAAGGTTTTCGAGATTGCGATCCCGACGATTG CGGAACAGAAGTAATGAACCAGCTGCAACTAAGTGGAAATCAACGCACTGGAAGAAATCAACATAGAACAACACCAACATCAATGacaaaag ACGAAGATTCTGTGAATAATCCATCTCCAGGATCGCAGTCACTTCAAACGAACACGTTACCTCCaaccaacaacaacaacataaACGAGCCGAATGCAGCTCTTGCTCAAGTTTCATCAGCTAGGTATCCATCTGCAACCATTCCGCCTCCGACTCTTCAGATTCCCAACCCTTCGAATTTGGCACAGATATCTCAACCTTACACGGGAGACGTGTGCAACTACGGACCTATTTACCACCATCATCTGGTTAATCATCACACGTACAATCATCAAATACCCGCGTACGCTACTAAACCAGGTCCCAACTCGTCGGGTCCTTTCGGAGGAAGTCCGAGATCTGTTTATGGTGGAACTGCTCATAGTGTTTACCAAAGTGGTTACTTTCCTTCGAGTGCAAATCAATTGGCCCCTAGAACGACCCCTAATTCATCCTTAGGTTCAAATGTGGGAAATTATTCAATGCATGATTTTACGCCTAGatag
- the LOC143911768 gene encoding uncharacterized protein LOC143911768 gives MSENSGRLFIFLMDLAWRCRISLPALLTCSMALLGQACVLHINISTRTIREQQFEGDSSGDSSESDASSF, from the exons ATGAGTGAAAACTCTGGAAGgctttttatattcttaatggaTTTGGCTTGGCGATGTAGAATTTCTCTACCGGCATTGTTAACATGTTCAATGGCATTACTGGGTCAAGCATGTGTTTTACACATCAATATCAGCACCAGAACTATACGTGAACAACAATTTGAG GGTGATTCTTCTGGCGATTCTTCAGAATCTGATGCATCGagcttttaa
- the Es2 gene encoding ess-2 splicing factor homolog isoform X1, whose amino-acid sequence MMSSPRGVGSLLPTEVFKMPEARPLKRKSAKPKVLDEDTYIEEMAKIIQRDFFPDLEKLKAQNDFLDATERKDHQKLRELYIKYSGDQRPPTERYASPATFETPRSDIPGTPRHLLLDKPLRTCESKTNQNKTNDNGSSSKYSLDSYLATHTSEDNSSFQELMEEMGRRSRAKFADQLQQEHDSQLKRLEMCIVPSIEEQANQIEKPIDLDTWSYKAKNYIMYVPDGQNSTDPVLQKQEVVHSNTRMDIDPFDYQHNKEIISQIAKSQEKILSGRIGVDGSTLLDSKSKDGGLNKGSTESSDLTSTLLPHSFVRTPSPCPGAPGESPLMTWGQIEGTPFRLDGGDTPLPGKGSGTSFKMANTSKREQLALALAEKAGQRHRDLKQKAINAAKRSMLSPSPRISTGSTIDRLSSMSPAAQRLATTHLKCHLSRTVSPSPKLTPKSTPGRRTPFSKSATPGVLRRRPSTPSISSNGDERKSKKNLTDDLLQINLPTRNRLKASDFFSSRVCDLEFSMEIFTDIPEVLEAVPIT is encoded by the exons ATGATGTCATCACCTCGTGGTGTAGGCTCTCTGTTGCCCACCGAGGTGTTCAAAATGCCAGAGGCACGTCCTTTGAAAAGAAAATCTGCTAAACCGAAAGTCCTTGACGAAGATACTTACATTGAG gaaaTGGCAAAGATAATACAACGGGACTTTTTTCCGGATCTTGAAAAGTTGAAAGCGCAAAATGATTTTTTGGATGCAACTGAACGTAAAGATCATCAGAAATTAAGAGAGCTGTATATCAAATATAGTGGTGATCAGAGACCTCCAACGGAacgat ATGCAAGTCCTGCTACTTTTGAAACGCCTCGCAGTGACATCCCAGGTACTCCGAGACATCTACTATTAGATAAACCTCTAAGGACTTGTGAAtctaaaacaaatcaaaataagaCAAACGATAATGGATCATCTTCTAAATATTCTCTTG ATTCTTATTTAGCTACACACACGAGTGAAGATAATAGTAGTTTTCAAGAACTCATGGAAGAAATGGGTCGTCGTAGTAGAGCAAAATTTGCTGACCAGTTACAACAAGAACACGATAGTCAGTTAAAAAGATTAGAAATGTGTATTGTTCCATCCATAGAAGAACAAGcgaatcaaattgaaaaaccaattgat tTAGATACTTGGTCTTATAAAGCTAAGAACTACATAATGTATGTTCCTGATGGACAAAATTCAACAGATCCAGTGCTTCAGAAACAAGAAGTGGTTCATTCAAATACAAGAATGGATATTGATCCATTTGACTACCAGCATAATAAAGAGATTATATCTCAAATCGCCAAGAGTCAG GAAAAAATTTTGAGTGGTAGAATTGGTGTTGACGGTAGCACTCTTTTGGATAGTAAATCTAAAGACGGGGGTTTAAATAAAGGTTCAACTGAATCTTCGG ACCTCACTTCAACATTATTACCTCATAGCTTTGTACGTACTCCTTCACCATGTCCTGGTGCTCCGGGCGAGTCGCCACTTATGACATGGGGTCAAATAGAAGGTACCCCGTTTAGGTTAGATGGTGGTGACACTCCCTTGCCAGG gaAAGGTTCTGGTACTTCATTTAAAATGGCTAATACTTCTAAACGAGAACAGCTTGCACTCGCTCTTGCAGAAAAGGCTGGACAAAGACATCGAGATCTTAAGCAAAAAGCTATTAATGCTGCTAAGAGAAGCATGTTGTC ACCGTCTCCGAGAATATCAACAGGATCTACTATTGATAGACTATCATCTATGTCTCCAGCAGCTCAACGCCTTGCCACAACACATCTTAAATGCCATTTGAGTAGAACTGTGTCTCCTAGTCCAAAGTTGACACCAAAATCAACACCTGGGCGTCGCACTCCATTTTCCAAGTCTGCAACACCTGGAGTATTGAGACGAAGGCCAAGTACACCTTCAATATCTTCAAATGGAGATGAAAGAAAATCGAAAAAGAATTTAACTGATGATTTACTACAAATAAATTTACCAACAAGGAATAGATTAAAAgcttctgattttttttc ATCTCGAGTCTGCGACTTGGAATTTTCAATGGAAATATTCACAGATATCCCGGAAGTTCTAGAGGCAGTCCCTATCACGTAA
- the Slob gene encoding slowpoke binding protein gives MFNLYQTMNRHAEGKEQKEPETTGHDRFYQERVGRSSFRKKKKPACRRAQSAVELNPASIAVANKRASFRTRSVSTENESEDENGTKPESNNEKTPLVAMKIDSLAKLLFNKSLINSPSGSLKASPIEDRMQIRGSECGIEKTAASNICTQYLENNSRYEFISQLNYIGSRSNKHWFVVKDGTIKTERLLTLVPINGNCPIDPSERSRNIIMELFRALHHPYIYPVLDVSFFSGHSLAIIPFNARGSLKDLINKTHWRDDWNSKHELCEASVRNSGLPLWQVGRLGRQILEGLLFLTERGFPPFRHLHSGNVIVQNGVARISGLENTLLGLSSKNSICNSSTQFPEVLGFGHLLFEMCAGYELDCPVPTAGHLQLDLERYPQVAEILELIFSAHPPTVAEVVLCDLFRKIDLREMKGSCLPNFNQRLSSSCAGLLGQVARYEQLPAVSGKFNKSVLPRSVGCSPVASPSSRRRDYTDDEFWYSY, from the exons ATGTTCAATttatatcaaacaatgaatcgTCATGCTGAGGGCAAGGAGCAGAAGGAACCGGAAACCACCGGGCATGATAgattctatcaagagagagtcGGCAGAAGTAGTTTTCGTAAAAAGAAGAAACCAGCCTGTAGACGAGCACAAAGTGCTGTTGAATTGAATCCGGCATCGATAGCCGTTGCCAACAAGAGAGCCTCATTTCGTACTCGCTCCGTTTCAACAGAAAATGAAAGCGAAG ACGAAAACGGGACCAAACCGGAATCAAACAATGAAAAAACACCCCTGGTTGCTATGAAAATTGACTCACTTGCTAAACTATTGTTTAATAAATCGCTGATTAACAGCCCTAGCGGTTCCTTAAAAGCATCGCCAATTGAAGACAGAATGCAGATACG TGGCAGTGAGTGTGGAATTGAAAAAACTGCAgcttctaatatatgtacacagtatTTGGAGAATAATTCCAG atatgaatTCATATCACAGCTGAATTATATTGGCTCCCGTTCAAATAAACACTGGTTTGTTGTGAAAGATGGGACGATCAAAACGGAGAGACTTCTCACTTTG GTCCCAATAAATGGCAACTGTCCAATCGATCCGTCCGAAAGATCTCGCAATATCATAATGGAATTATTCCGAGCTCTTCATCACCCATATATTTATCCCGTGCTTGACGTTTCTTTTTTCTCTGGTCATAGTTTGGCTATTATTCCGTTCAACGCTAGGGGAAGTCTTAAAGATCTCATTAACAAG ACTCACTGGAGGGATGATTGGAACAGTAAGCATGAATTATGCGAGGCTAGTGTTCGCAATTCAGGCTTGCCGCTTTGGCAAGTTGGCCGTCTGGGAAGACAAATTCTCGAAGGGTTACTATTTCTGACAGAAAGAGGCTTCCCACCGTTCAGACATCTGCATAGTGGGAATGTTATTGTACAAAATGGAGTTGCAAG GATATCAGGATTAGAAAATACTCTATTAGGACTCTCATCGAAGAATTCTATTTGCAATTCATCAACTCAATTTCCAGAAGTACTGGGATTTGGACATTTATTGTTTGAAATGTGTGCTGGATATGAACTCGATTGTCCGGTACCCACAGCTGGACATTTGCAATTGGATCTAGAAAGATATCCTCAA GTTGCAGAGATATTGGAATTAATTTTCAGTGCTCATCCTCCGACTGTGGCTGAAGTTGTACTTTGTGATCTCTTTAGGAAAATTGATTTGAGGGAAATGAAAGGATCatgtttaccg aatTTTAATCAACGGCTGAGTAGTTCTTGTGCTGGATTATTGGGACAAGTAGCTCGTTATGAACAATTACCTGCtgtaagtggaaaattcaacaaATCTGTATTGCCTCGATCAGTTGGTTGTTCACCTGTTGCAAGTCCATCCTCCAGAAG aagGGACTACACAGATGATGAATTTTGGTATTCTTACTAA
- the Es2 gene encoding ess-2 splicing factor homolog isoform X2, with amino-acid sequence MMSSPRGVGSLLPTEVFKMPEARPLKRKSAKPKVLDEDTYIEEMAKIIQRDFFPDLEKLKAQNDFLDATERKDHQKLRELYIKYSGDQRPPTERYASPATFETPRSDIPGTPRHLLLDKPLRTCESKTNQNKTNDNGSSSKYSLDSYLATHTSEDNSSFQELMEEMGRRSRAKFADQLQQEHDSQLKRLEMCIVPSIEEQANQIEKPIDLDTWSYKAKNYIMYVPDGQNSTDPVLQKQEVVHSNTRMDIDPFDYQHNKEIISQIAKSQEKILSGRIGVDGSTLLDSKSKDGGLNKGSTESSDLTSTLLPHSFVRTPSPCPGAPGESPLMTWGQIEGTPFRLDGGDTPLPGKGSGTSFKMANTSKREQLALALAEKAGQRHRDLKQKAINAAKRSMLSPSPRISTGSTIDRLSSMSPAAQRLATTHLKCHLSRTVSPSPKLTPKSTPGRRTPFSNTCK; translated from the exons ATGATGTCATCACCTCGTGGTGTAGGCTCTCTGTTGCCCACCGAGGTGTTCAAAATGCCAGAGGCACGTCCTTTGAAAAGAAAATCTGCTAAACCGAAAGTCCTTGACGAAGATACTTACATTGAG gaaaTGGCAAAGATAATACAACGGGACTTTTTTCCGGATCTTGAAAAGTTGAAAGCGCAAAATGATTTTTTGGATGCAACTGAACGTAAAGATCATCAGAAATTAAGAGAGCTGTATATCAAATATAGTGGTGATCAGAGACCTCCAACGGAacgat ATGCAAGTCCTGCTACTTTTGAAACGCCTCGCAGTGACATCCCAGGTACTCCGAGACATCTACTATTAGATAAACCTCTAAGGACTTGTGAAtctaaaacaaatcaaaataagaCAAACGATAATGGATCATCTTCTAAATATTCTCTTG ATTCTTATTTAGCTACACACACGAGTGAAGATAATAGTAGTTTTCAAGAACTCATGGAAGAAATGGGTCGTCGTAGTAGAGCAAAATTTGCTGACCAGTTACAACAAGAACACGATAGTCAGTTAAAAAGATTAGAAATGTGTATTGTTCCATCCATAGAAGAACAAGcgaatcaaattgaaaaaccaattgat tTAGATACTTGGTCTTATAAAGCTAAGAACTACATAATGTATGTTCCTGATGGACAAAATTCAACAGATCCAGTGCTTCAGAAACAAGAAGTGGTTCATTCAAATACAAGAATGGATATTGATCCATTTGACTACCAGCATAATAAAGAGATTATATCTCAAATCGCCAAGAGTCAG GAAAAAATTTTGAGTGGTAGAATTGGTGTTGACGGTAGCACTCTTTTGGATAGTAAATCTAAAGACGGGGGTTTAAATAAAGGTTCAACTGAATCTTCGG ACCTCACTTCAACATTATTACCTCATAGCTTTGTACGTACTCCTTCACCATGTCCTGGTGCTCCGGGCGAGTCGCCACTTATGACATGGGGTCAAATAGAAGGTACCCCGTTTAGGTTAGATGGTGGTGACACTCCCTTGCCAGG gaAAGGTTCTGGTACTTCATTTAAAATGGCTAATACTTCTAAACGAGAACAGCTTGCACTCGCTCTTGCAGAAAAGGCTGGACAAAGACATCGAGATCTTAAGCAAAAAGCTATTAATGCTGCTAAGAGAAGCATGTTGTC ACCGTCTCCGAGAATATCAACAGGATCTACTATTGATAGACTATCATCTATGTCTCCAGCAGCTCAACGCCTTGCCACAACACATCTTAAATGCCATTTGAGTAGAACTGTGTCTCCTAGTCCAAAGTTGACACCAAAATCAACACCTGGGCGTCGCACTCCATTTTCCAA tacctgcaaatag
- the LOC143911540 gene encoding sepiapterin reductase-like, giving the protein MALSVNLNGRCFCVITGASQGIGRSIAIECAHKMGPASLMVLIARNKDGLQMTKSLINSPSVKVVTKSINLSTATVNDLESALIESLSNTDIKYFDTNIIIHNAGSIGDVTVPADQLNDLKMWQEYYNLNVFNIASLNCTFLKICSDYEDRTLVVNITSLCCMKPFAGLALYCSGKAAREMYFKVLAEEHPKLKVLNYSPGPVQTDMVQHIIDNATNDSLKDSFVSMQNEKQLLQPGQTAKKCVDVICAGNYKSGDHIDYFD; this is encoded by the coding sequence atggCTCTATCTGTTAACCTGAATGGACGTTGTTTTTGTGTAATAACTGGAGCATCTCAAGGAATTGGACGTTCAATTGCCATAGAATGTGCTCATAAAATGGGACCTGCTTCTCTTATGGTGCTGATAGCCAGAAATAAAGACGGTTTGCAGATGACAAAATCATTAATTAACAGTCCTAGCGTAAAGGTTgttacaaaatctattaatctGTCAACTGCTACCGTGAACGATTTAGAAAGTGCATTAATAGAATCTTTATCAAATactgatataaaatattttgataccaATATTATCATTCACAATGCTGGATCCATTGGTGATGTGACTGTCCCGGCTGATCAATTAAACGATTTGAAAATGTGGCaagaatattataatttgaatgttTTCAATATTGCATCCTTAAATtgtacttttttaaaaatttgcagTGATTATGAAGACCGTACTTTGGTTGTTAATATTACTTCGTTGTGTTGTATGAAACCTTTTGCAGGATTAGCTTTGTATTGCAGTGGAAAAGCTGCCAGAGAAATGTATTTCAAGGTTCTCGCCGAAGAACATCCTAAACtcaaagttttaaattattcaccGGGACCGGTTCAGACAGATATGGTTCAACATATCATCGATAATGCTACTAATGATTCTTTAAAAGATTCTTTCGTATCGatgcaaaatgaaaaacaattaCTTCAGCCAGGTCAAACTGCCAAAAAATGTGTCGATGTAATCTGCGCTGGGAACTATAAATCCGGGGATCATATTGATTATTTTGACTGA
- the LOC143912263 gene encoding uncharacterized protein LOC143912263 translates to MFKLIFVLSFLVATPLLVNGHGMVMNPVNRASRWRIDATATPDYTDNGLYCGTFQQQWNLNGGKCGMCGDNYADPTPRMHELGNTLYGQGVIVKSYKQGSNIPIQITITANHGGYFQFKICNVDKFTVESEECFDDVSVNMADGSDKHAIGAHLGTHDLILSLPDGLVCEHCILQWTWIVANRWGICGDGKSGPGCGPQEHFRTCSDIAIIP, encoded by the exons atgtttAAACTTATCTTTGTATTGTCTTTTTTGGTGGCTACGCCGCTACTTGTAAATGGCCATGGGATGGTGATGAATCCTGTTAATAGAGCCTCGAGATGGAGAATCGATGCAACAGCAACTCCTGATTACACAGACAATGGACTTTATTGTGGAACCTTTCAG CAACAATGGAATTTGAATGGTGGAAAGTGTGGAATGTGTGGAGATAATTATGCTGATCCGACACCTAGGATGCATGAATTGGGTAATACATTATATGGACAAGGAGTTATTGTTAAAAG CTACAAGCAAGGCAGCAATATTCCAATACAAATAACTATTACAGCAAACCACGGAGGTTATTtccaatttaaaatttgcaacgtTGACAAGTTTACCGTTGAATCAGAAGAATGTTTCGATGATGTATCTGTTaacatggctgatggaagtGACAAACACGCAATAGGTGCACATCTTGGTACCCATGACTTGATTTTGAGTCTTCCTGACGGTCTGGTTTGTGAGCATTGCATATTGCAATGGACTTGGATTGTCG ctAACAGATGGGGAATTTGTGGAGATGGAAAATCAGGACCGGGTTGCGGTCCACAGGAACATTTCCGAACATGCTCTGATATTGCTATCATtccttaa
- the LOC143911788 gene encoding uncharacterized protein LOC143911788, whose translation MKTRPASGGGGGVGLTGAGVGAGVAVAPPAAAVATVRARRRPAPSAPASTPTPPHSNPHPPPLTDCYTPPPTDRENSTHGKFAGISPESIQCISEQISIEQVSEEACSVLAEDVSYKLRQLIHNVALHARNTKSQKVEVEDINVVLKLMDIEPVLGPAGPQWVPIVESEHLCTTYDPVIDLVAIATRHQDLTTIPSPSLSASWIIDNKNAAGDNLISPNLQNYYLKLSKALLSNNKQLVKISLQDLSTNTHIGPIVPYIINLSLLVLSELVTPEIWRKQALKILNCLLVNPCCSDTDVTLQLQRLFPILVSNILTENILSNEMLKIMLSVVTVWPQLAHIGRNIVLEYLSQGVEERLNGPLVECLTALGRKALVDGLTAHMPLIEAMSSNENDKIHRPGLHEAILNASYTYLKLPSNSYDSKIAYVDQYLYEILGDAIIPRRIYNYVPENIVEYIPNGDLDSSPPSPSKPKKNPKVRIVKYFPCDKENKFVENVFEQNNSKKIHLFPKYIQFNVDGFRQFKIEPKIKQEFEPLYSTPFLNGNKYNPDKKIKVIVANGLLLRFKYKLPYVRKVPTNYDHFTL comes from the exons ATGAAGACGCGACCTGCGAGTGGGGGCGGTGGTGGCGTTGGATTGACGGGGGCGGGGGTGGGGGCAGGAGTGGCCGTGGCGCCCCCCGCCGCAGCCGTGGCCACCGTAAGGGCCCGTCGTAGGCCTGCGCCCTCCGCACCCGCTTCTACCCCTACGCCTCCTCACTCCAACCCGCACCCGCCGCCCCTCACAGACTGCTACACTCCACCACCTACAGACCGA GAAAACAGTACTCATGGTAAATTTGCTGGAATCAGCCCGGAGTCGATTCAATGCATTAGTGAACAAATATCAATTGAACAGGTTTCCGAAGAGGCATGCTCAGTATTAGCCGAAGATGTTAGTTATAAATTAAGACAATTGATACAT AATGTAGCTTTACATGCGAGAAATACAAAAAGTCAAAAAGTGGAAGTGGAAGATATTAATGTAGTTTTGAAATTAATGGACATTGAACCTGTTCTCGGTCCAGCAGGTCCACAGTGGGTGCCAATTGTTGAATCAGAGCACTTGTGCACTACCTAC GACCCCGTTATTGATCTGGTGGCAATAGCAACTCGGCACCAAGATCTAACGACAATACCATCCCCTAGTTTATCTGCATCGtggataattgacaataaaAATGCAGCTGGGGACAATTTAATCAGTCccaatttacaaaattattatttgaaattatctaAAG CTCTTTTGAGTAATAATAAGCAGCTAGTAAAAATATCATTACAAGATCTGAGCACCAATACACATATTGGTCCTATCGTTCCTTACATTATCAATTTATCACTTTTGGTTTTAAGTGAATTAGTTACCCCAGAAATTTGGAGAAAACAAGCCTTGAAAATACTCAATTGTTTGTTGGTTAATCCGTGCTGTAGCGACACAGATGTTACTTTACAG TTACAAAGATTGTTTCCGATACTAGTGTCAAATATTTTGACAGAAAATATCTTGTCTAATGAAATGCTCAAAATAATGCTATCTGTGGTAACAGTTTGGCCTCAATTAGCGCACATAG gtagaaatattgtattagaatatttatcacaaggtgTTGAAGAGAGATTAAATGGTCCTTTAGTAGAGTGTTTAACTGCTCTAGGAAGAAAAGCTCTTGTGGATGGTCTCACAGCACACATGCCCTTAATAGAAGCAATGTCATCtaatgaaaatgataaaatacatCGACCTGGATTACACGAAGCAATTTTG aatgcatcgtacacatatttaaaattacctAGCAATAGTTACGATTCAAAAATAGCATATGTTGAtcaatatttgtatgaaatattaGGAGATGCTATTATTCCTAGACGAATTTATAATTACGTACCAG AAAACATTgttgaatatattccaaatggTGATCTGGATTCTTCACCACCATCACCATCGAAGCCTAAAAAGAATCCAAAAGTAAGGATAGTAAAATATTTTCCTTGTGACAAAGAAAATAAGTTTGTTGAAAATGTTTTCGAACAGAACAATTCTaagaaaattcatttatttccaaAATACATTCAGTTCAATGTTGATGGTTTCCGTCAGTTTAAAATTGAACCAAAAATAAAGCAAGAGTTTGAACCGCTGTATTCAACTCCATTTCTCAATGGCAATAAATACAATcccgataaaaaaataaaagtcattgtTGCGAATGGTTTGTTATTACGCTTTAAATATAAGCTACCTTATGTTAGGAAAGTACCTACTAATTATGATCATTTTACACTTTAA